CCCAATCGTCAGTTACGATGAGCCATCAATGCCTCGTAACGCACCCAGACTTTTTCGGCGTAGCGCATGCGCAATGCCTCACGCTGCGCCCCGGCACCAGGCCCCACATTGTAGGAGCCCACCGCCGTCCAGTTATAGCCGAAACGCTGAACGAACCCGGCAAGAATCGAGGCGCCGACTTCCACCGACAAACATGGCTCGCTCAGCAAACGTTCTTCGGTAATGCCCAGCTTGAGCAAGCGCGGCAAGTGACTGCTGTTGATTTGCATCAAACCGATATCACGCGTGCCATTACCGTTGGCATAGTTGATCGCCTCCGCGCGGTACCCCGACTCTACCGCCGCAATGGCCTGCAGTAACTCCGGCTCGAAGTCATAGCGACGCGCCACTTCATCCCAGCAGTAGGCCAGGGCCTGGTTGCTGCTCATCAGCGCGCTCAGTATCAGGGCCTTGCCCCATCGCCTAGACACTGCTGATCTGCCCGCACGCCGCACACAGGTGCATGACTTGCTTTGGCCCAGTGTCTTCAACCTGCACGGGGCAGGTAAACCGATAGCCCTTGCCATACACGGTCTTGATAAAGCCTTTGTCGGCTCTCAAGTGCTTGCGCAACGCATAAATACACCGAGTCAATGATTCATCGGCCACCTCGCCCCTGGGCCAGGCGAGCGCCAACAGACGGTCCTTGGTCATCAACGAACCGCCGGAAGCCAGTAACAGTCGAAGCACCCGCCCCTCTTTGGGCGGCAGTTGAATATCGGTTTCCCTGCCAGTCAGCCGACCATCGCCATGCAAGGTCCAATGAGCGAAAACAAAAGACGTTGTCGATTTTTCAATCACCACGGCCATAGCGCACCTGCATATTCGACGGCTGACATCCAAATCCCTTCTTCCAGTGACGGCTCATTCGCCCGATGCCGTGACTATAAAAACCTGTCTCACCCATCACGCTAGGAAAAGCCCTATTCAGTCAGCGTTTTTTAGCGTTCTCCTGTAAGAAAATTCAGGACTCAACCGGAGTCGGATACCCACTCCTGATACACCTCATGCAGCTCAACCCCTAGCCGGTCCTCCAACTGCACCAACTCACCCACCGCCATCAATTGCCCATTGACCCGTATTTCCACGCAATGGATGACCTCAGGCGCCAGAGGCAACACTTTTCCCGGCGCAAATGCAGCCAAACGCCTGCGGCTGATCAATTGCTCCTGCAGCAGTACTTCCAGGTACATGGACAAACGCCTTTAGTCAGGGGAACGCTCGCGGCCCGGTCTTACAAACGCACGTTGCACACGTTCATATTGCGCAGCCGTCAACGGCGGCGGCCCGGCCGGGGGCTTCGATTCGTCACGACCCACGTCCACCCGCCATGACGAGATTTCATTCAGTTGCTTGGGCACATCCAATTGCTCCACCAGCTGTTCGATCTGGCTGATCTGGGCAGGCTTGCCTTTGATCAAGAGGCTGTTGGTATCCGGATAGGCGATCAGCGTGAGGTTCTTGTCCGCAAGCAGCCCCTTTCGCTCACTGGCCAGCAGGCTTTGAACGATGGATACCATTCCCGGCACGCTGACCTTGCTCGCACCGGTTCCATACTGCCGGTCCTCGACGTGTGTATTGAACACCTGCACCACGCCAAAGGCCTGGGCACCCACACGCAGCTCACTGCGTTGCCGGTCCGTCAACTGCGCCAGCCGCAGCACCTGGCCGACATAGCTCGGCGGCCCGGACACATAGAACGTGCGCACCCCGCTGTCTCGCAGCGGATAGCGCGACTCATCCAGCCCCGTACGCCGCATGATGGCGCGCAGCCGGTTGACCGAAATGTAGCGCAGCGCCACCGCAGAGGTTCTCGCCTCGGCCGCGTCGTAGAGATGAACGGCTTGCCCGTCGCTGTGCCAGATCAGGCCTTCCTGCCGGGCCAGCGCTTCGAGCACCTGCTGGGGTGCCTGGAAATCGAATGTCCCGCTGATTCGCTTATGCGCCGCTTCCCGGCTGACCACCACAGGCATTCCCAACGGCACCGCCAGCGCGGTGAAAAAACTGTCCAGGCTTTCATCCAGGGCCTGATACGGCTCGCCCCAGGCAACGCGGCCGACCAGCAACAGCACGACCCACAACAGCATGCTACCGAGCCCGTGGCGGTTGGTCGTAATGAGAAAATCAGCAGGCACCTTGGGTTTTCCTGGGAGGGTTGGACGCAAAAGAGCGGCCATACTGAAAGGCGGGCGAGGTTCAATCATGATGAAAAGCTGACGGCTGGCCCGTGGCATGTGCCTTGCTATGCACTCTCTATCAGGGCGCGCGCCAGCGACGGAGCGTGCCTACGGACAAAGGCGTCGTTTCCCTGCAATGGCTGGTATCGCCATCCGAGGGCGCGACGCTTTTTTTTGAGTGAAAAGGTAGGTGTTGATGAACGATTCGGTCGGCAACAGCTCGGTGAACGCCGCGCTGGCCTGGGTAAACGGCAGTGACGCCCCGGAAAAAAGCAGCCTGGACCTGGGGTTCATGGCCTTGACTGACTGCGCGTCACTGGTGGTCGCCGCTACCCAGGGGTTCGCGCAACCCTACGGCCTTACGCTGAACCTCAAGCGCCAGTCGTCCTGGGCCAGCTTGCGCGACAAACTGGTCAGCGGCGAACTGGACGCCGCCCACAGTCTCTACGGGCTGATTTATGCGGTGCATTTGGGCATCGGTGGCGTTGCTCCAAGCCCAATGGCGGTGCTGATGGGGCTGAACCAGAACGGGCAGAGCATCAACCTGTCCCGTGGGCTGCAGCAGCAAGGCGTGACCACTCCTGAGGCATTGGACCGTCACGTGCACCAAAGCCGCACAAAACTCACCTTCGCCCAGACCTTTCCGACCGGCACCCACGCCATGTGGCTGTATTACTGGCTGGCGAGCCAGGGCATCCACCCGCTGCGGGACGTGGACAGTGTGGTGGTGCCTCCGCCGCAAATGGTTGCGCACCTGCAAGCGGGCCGTATCGACGGGCTGTGTGTCGGCGAACCCTGGTGCGCCAGCGCAGTGAAACAAAACCAGGGGTTCACCCTGGCGACCAGCCAGTCGATCTGGCCGAATCATCCGGAAAAAGTCCTCGGCTGCACCCAGGCCTTCGTCGACCAATACCCCAACACCGCCCGTGTGCTGGTGATGGCAATACTCGAGGCCAGTCGCTTTATCGAAGCAAGCGCGCAAAACCGTCGCTCCACCGCCCAACTGCTCAGCGCCCGTGAGTACCTTGACGCACCGCTGGACTGCATCGAACCGCGCCTGCTGGGCAACTACGAAGATGGCCTGGGCAACCAGTGGCAGGACCCGCACGCCCTGCGCTTTTTCGCCGACGGCGCGGTCAACCTGCCGTACCTGTGCGACGGCATGTGGTTCATGACTCAATTTCGCCGCTGGGGCCTGCTACGCGAAGATCCGGACTACCTTGAGGTTGCCCGTCAGGTGCAACAACTGGACTTATATCGTCAAGCCGCCACTGCCGTGGGCGTGGTGACCAGCACACAGGACATGCGCAGCAGCCAGTTGATCGACGGCAAGGTCTGGGACGGCTCCGACCCCGCCGGCTATGCCCGCAGCTTCCGCCTGCACGCCATGGCGCACGACACTACCCGCCAAGCGCTGCGCTGACAGGAGCACAACCATGCTGCGAATCCTGTTGATCAACGACACCCCGCGCAAAGTCGGCCGGCTCAAGGCTGCGCTGACCGAGGCCGGCTTTGAAGTGATCGATGAGTCCGGCCTGACCATCGACTTGCCTGCGCGCGTCGAAACGGTGCGCCCCGACGTGATCCTGATCGATACCGAGTCACCCGGCCGCGATGTGATGGAACAGGTGGTGCTGGTCAGCCGCGACCAACCCCGCCCTATCGTGATGTTTACCGATGAGCACGACCCGAATGTCATGCGCCAGGCGATCAAGTCCGGAGTCAGTGCCTACATTGTCGAAGGCATCCAGGCCCAGCGCCTGCAACCGATCCTCGATGTGGCCATGGCTCGCTTCGAAAGCGACCAGGCCCTGCGCGCCCAGCTTCACGCCCGCGACCAGCAGTTGGCAGAGCGCAAGCGCATCGAGCTGGCCAAAGGGCTGCTGATGAAAATGAAGGACTGCAATGAGGAAGAGGCCTACACCCTGATGCGCCGCCAGGCCATGAGTCGCCAGCAGAAGCTGATTCAGGTGGCCGAACAGATTATTGCCATGAGCGAGTTGCTCGGCTGATCTGGCGCGGCTCTTGCTAAACAACCTCTACAGGTAGCCAACGGCGGTTGCCCCACCCACGACAAAGACGTCGCACACCCGGTTTGCTCTCGCGAACCCGGTGGCGGCGTTTTTTCGTTTTAGACCCCCAACCGTTGAGGTGCGTGATGAAATCAAGCTTCTGGAAATCCGGGCACACCCCGACCCTGTTTGCCGCGTTCCTGTATTTTGACCTGAGCTTCATGGTCTGGTACCTGCTGGGCCCACTGGCGGTACAGATTGCCGCCGACCTGCACCTGACCACTCAACAGCGCGGCCTGGTGGTGGCCACGCCGATCCTGGCGGGCGCGGTGTTGCGCTTTCTGATGGGCATGCTGGCCGACAAGCTGTCGCCCAAGACCGCCGGGCTGATCGGCCAGGTGATCGTCATCGTCGCGTTGTTCTGCGCCTGGAAACTGGGGATTCACAGCTACGAGCAAGCCCTGCTGCTGGGCATGTTCCTCGGCATGGCCGGTGCGTCTTTTGCCGTTGCGCTGCCGTTGGCTTCGCAGTGGTACCCGGCCGAGCACCAGGGCAAAGCCATGGGCATCGCCGGCGCCGGCAACTCCGGCACCGTGTTTGCCGCCTTGCTGGCACCGGTACTGGCGGCGGCCTTTGGCTGGAGCAATGTGTTCGGCTTCGCCTTGATTCCGCTGATCCTCACCCTGATCGTGTTCGCCTGGCTTGCGCGCAATGCCCCGCAACGCCCAAAAGCCAAGTCGATGGCCGACTACTTCAAGGCCCTGGGCGATCGCGACAGCTGGTGGTTCATGTTCTTCTACAGCGTGACCTTCGGCGGCTTCATCGGCCTGGCCAGCGCCCTGCCCGGCTACTTCAACGACCAGTACGGCCTGAGCCCGGTGACCGCCGGCTATTACACTGCGGCCTGCGTCTTCGGCGGCAGCCTGATGCGCCCGTTGGGCGGCGCCCTGGCGGACCGTTTCGGTGGGATCAAGACCCTGCTCGGCATGTACAGCGTGGCGGTGATCTGCATCGCGGCGGTGGGTTTCAACCTGCCCAGTTCCTACGCCGCGCTGGCGCTTTTCGTGTGCACCATGCTCGGCCTTGGCGCCGGCAACGGCGCGGTATTCCAGTTGGTGCCGCAGCGTTTTCGCAGTGAGATCGGCGTCATGACCGGCCTGATCGGCATGGCTGGCGGGATCGGCGGCTTTGCCCTGGCCGCCGGCATGGGCGCGATCAAACAGAGTACCGGCAGTTACCAGTTGGCCCTGTGGTTGTTCGCCAGTCTCGGCGTGTTGGCCTGGTTTGGCCTGCACGGCGTCAAGCGGCGCTGGAGAACCACCTGGGGCTCGGCTGCCGTGACCGCCGCGCGCGTCTGATGAGCCTGCAACTGAGCGTCGCCCAGGCCAGTGCGATCGGCCCACGGGCAGAAAACCAGGATGCCTTGCGGGTGGTCACGCCCGTGGCGGAACTGGCCGCGAGCAAAGGCTACCTGTGCGCCCTGGCCGACGGTGTCAGCCAATGCGCCGACGGCGGCCTGGCCGCGCGCTCGACCTTGCAGGCGCTGGCCCTGGACTACTACGCCACGCCGCAGACCTGGGGCGTGGCCCAGGCGCTGGAACGCTTGCTGGTCGCACAGAATCGCTGGCTGCAAGCCAATGGCGGCGGCCAGCCTTTGCTGACCACCCTCAGTGCCCTGGTATTTCGCGGCCAGCGTTTCACCCTGGCCCATGTCGGTGACTGCCGGGCCTATCGCTGGCTGGACGGCGAATTGCAGCGCATCAGCGAGGACCATGTGTGGGAGCAGCCGGGCATGCAGCATGTGCTCAAGCGCGCCCTCGGCTTGGACCAACACCTGGTGCTGGATTTTCTCGACGGTGAACTGCGCGCAGGCGAGTGTTTCCTGCTGCTCAGTGACGGGGTCTGGGCCACGCTGGGCGACCACAGCATCAGCGCGATTCTGCGCGAGCAAAGCGACCTGGACATGGCGGTCAATACGCTGGTCGCTGCCGCCCACCTGGCAGGCAGCCAGGACAATGCCAGCGCCTTGCTGGTGCGTATCGATGCCCTCGGCGCCGCCACGCTCGGTGATGCACTGGCGCAGTTGCAGCAGTGGCCGCTGCCACCATTGCTCAAAGCAGGACAACGTTTCGAAGGTTGGCACGTGCAAAGCCTGCTGGCGCAGAGCCGGCAGTCAATGCTTTATCGGGTACAGGATGATCAACAGCGGCCCTGGTTGTTGAAAACCTTGCCGTTGAATCGTGAAGAAGATGCTGACGCCGCCCAGGCCTTGCTCTCGGAAGAATGGTTTCTGCGCCGGGTCGCTGGTCGCGCGTTTCCCGAAGTGCATGCCGCCAGTGGGCGCCAGCATCTGTATTACGTGATGCGTGAATATCCGGGGCAAACCCTTGCCGAACTGTTCAAGCGCCAGGGCCCATTGCCCCTGGCCCAATGGCAGGCCATCGCCGAACGTTTGCTGCGCGCGGTCGGCCTGCTGCACCGGCGCCAGATCCTGCACCGTGATATCAAGCCGGAAAACCTGTTGCTGGGGGACGACGGCGAACTGCGCGTGCTGGATTTCGGCCTGGCCTACTGCCCGGGGCTGTCCGAAGACCGCGCCAGCGTATTGCCCGGCACCCCGAGCTTTATCGCGCCGGAGTCGTTCAACGGCGAACGTCCTACGCCGCAACAGGATTTGTACAGCGTCGGCGTCACGCTCTATTACCTGCTCACCGGCCACTATCCCTACGGAGAAATCGAAGCCTTCCAACGCCCGCGTTTCACTCATGCGGTCAGCGCCAGCCGCTACCGGCCCGATGTGCCGGACTGGCTGCCGGCGAGCCTGGAACGGGCCGTGGCTGCGCAAGCGGAACAGCGCTATGAAACCGCAGAGGAATGGTTGCTGGTGCTCGAACAGGCCGACCGCCGCGAGCTGAGCGTGCGTCCGCGACCCTTGCTGGAGCGTGAACCGCTCAAGGTATGGCAAACCCTGGCGGT
This region of Pseudomonas sp. MUP55 genomic DNA includes:
- a CDS encoding FliM/FliN family flagellar motor switch protein, which codes for MYLEVLLQEQLISRRRLAAFAPGKVLPLAPEVIHCVEIRVNGQLMAVGELVQLEDRLGVELHEVYQEWVSDSG
- a CDS encoding bifunctional protein-serine/threonine kinase/phosphatase, which encodes MSLQLSVAQASAIGPRAENQDALRVVTPVAELAASKGYLCALADGVSQCADGGLAARSTLQALALDYYATPQTWGVAQALERLLVAQNRWLQANGGGQPLLTTLSALVFRGQRFTLAHVGDCRAYRWLDGELQRISEDHVWEQPGMQHVLKRALGLDQHLVLDFLDGELRAGECFLLLSDGVWATLGDHSISAILREQSDLDMAVNTLVAAAHLAGSQDNASALLVRIDALGAATLGDALAQLQQWPLPPLLKAGQRFEGWHVQSLLAQSRQSMLYRVQDDQQRPWLLKTLPLNREEDADAAQALLSEEWFLRRVAGRAFPEVHAASGRQHLYYVMREYPGQTLAELFKRQGPLPLAQWQAIAERLLRAVGLLHRRQILHRDIKPENLLLGDDGELRVLDFGLAYCPGLSEDRASVLPGTPSFIAPESFNGERPTPQQDLYSVGVTLYYLLTGHYPYGEIEAFQRPRFTHAVSASRYRPDVPDWLPASLERAVAAQAEQRYETAEEWLLVLEQADRRELSVRPRPLLEREPLKVWQTLAVVSLLLNLVLLFWLLHH
- a CDS encoding transglycosylase SLT domain-containing protein, which codes for MSSNQALAYCWDEVARRYDFEPELLQAIAAVESGYRAEAINYANGNGTRDIGLMQINSSHLPRLLKLGITEERLLSEPCLSVEVGASILAGFVQRFGYNWTAVGSYNVGPGAGAQREALRMRYAEKVWVRYEALMAHRN
- a CDS encoding ANTAR domain-containing response regulator codes for the protein MLRILLINDTPRKVGRLKAALTEAGFEVIDESGLTIDLPARVETVRPDVILIDTESPGRDVMEQVVLVSRDQPRPIVMFTDEHDPNVMRQAIKSGVSAYIVEGIQAQRLQPILDVAMARFESDQALRAQLHARDQQLAERKRIELAKGLLMKMKDCNEEEAYTLMRRQAMSRQQKLIQVAEQIIAMSELLG
- a CDS encoding nitrate/nitrite transporter, with product MKSSFWKSGHTPTLFAAFLYFDLSFMVWYLLGPLAVQIAADLHLTTQQRGLVVATPILAGAVLRFLMGMLADKLSPKTAGLIGQVIVIVALFCAWKLGIHSYEQALLLGMFLGMAGASFAVALPLASQWYPAEHQGKAMGIAGAGNSGTVFAALLAPVLAAAFGWSNVFGFALIPLILTLIVFAWLARNAPQRPKAKSMADYFKALGDRDSWWFMFFYSVTFGGFIGLASALPGYFNDQYGLSPVTAGYYTAACVFGGSLMRPLGGALADRFGGIKTLLGMYSVAVICIAAVGFNLPSSYAALALFVCTMLGLGAGNGAVFQLVPQRFRSEIGVMTGLIGMAGGIGGFALAAGMGAIKQSTGSYQLALWLFASLGVLAWFGLHGVKRRWRTTWGSAAVTAARV
- a CDS encoding CmpA/NrtA family ABC transporter substrate-binding protein; the protein is MNDSVGNSSVNAALAWVNGSDAPEKSSLDLGFMALTDCASLVVAATQGFAQPYGLTLNLKRQSSWASLRDKLVSGELDAAHSLYGLIYAVHLGIGGVAPSPMAVLMGLNQNGQSINLSRGLQQQGVTTPEALDRHVHQSRTKLTFAQTFPTGTHAMWLYYWLASQGIHPLRDVDSVVVPPPQMVAHLQAGRIDGLCVGEPWCASAVKQNQGFTLATSQSIWPNHPEKVLGCTQAFVDQYPNTARVLVMAILEASRFIEASAQNRRSTAQLLSAREYLDAPLDCIEPRLLGNYEDGLGNQWQDPHALRFFADGAVNLPYLCDGMWFMTQFRRWGLLREDPDYLEVARQVQQLDLYRQAATAVGVVTSTQDMRSSQLIDGKVWDGSDPAGYARSFRLHAMAHDTTRQALR
- a CDS encoding winged helix-turn-helix domain-containing protein codes for the protein MAVVIEKSTTSFVFAHWTLHGDGRLTGRETDIQLPPKEGRVLRLLLASGGSLMTKDRLLALAWPRGEVADESLTRCIYALRKHLRADKGFIKTVYGKGYRFTCPVQVEDTGPKQVMHLCAACGQISSV